DNA sequence from the Carettochelys insculpta isolate YL-2023 chromosome 31, ASM3395843v1, whole genome shotgun sequence genome:
ggggcccctctggggtgcagcttccccctcaccaggctggctccttccaactccccccagctgctaactgccgcctccgattcaaaccagCTCAGCtactccctgctctgtgttcagggcagagttgttacctgccagctgagctcacagccccaggGTCAGCCCCCAGCCGGTCGGAGCTGCTCTGccgtcacacacacacccagcctatctaaaccaaaaagcagtccagcagcactttaaagactaacaaattaattgatTAGGCCCTGAGCTTtctggaacagacccacttctccagattaaacagagaccggGAGCGACTCGCAGCTTCCAAAGGCACTTTCTCTGCCCTGGgagctaatatctccccattagactctgacaaaggctcacgtccccctgtccgatctgacttgttttttcctcttttgatacctactactgatactgggccatttccaccttgctgaatagaccttgtcagctctggtcctcgctcttgctgggaccccactcttcaaattcccctctgaaacccccccaccactcgtgcatctgaggaagcaggtctttgcccacgaaagctgatgctccaaaatatctgttagtctataaggtgccacaggacttcttgttgttttggaagacacagactaacacggccacctctctggtccttgtcacctaatcaattattttgttagtctctaaagtgctccaGGTCTGCTTTTTGGCTTTGATAGTCTGTAGAATAACAGGGTTTTCTCTCTGCTTTTATCACACTTCCAGcctgattcacacacacacccccccactccatcacagggggtcgggctgaggctggccagttaccccagcttctgcaaggagggatcTCCGTGCtactccctggccagggcagaggtgggagttgcttcccccgccctgcctggctccaggaccaCCAGCCTGTGAGATCCGGCTTTTGGGGGCCCCCTGGCTCTCAAGGTCTGGCTGGGCATCCTTCCCAGGACCTGGGGAGAGCACCCCTCGCCTCCTTTGGCTGAGGGTCAAAACCGGGGCAcaagggcgttcacctggccagtcctccaggtcaccccccattAGTACATCCGCAGgtaaatggctgtgcacgcccacctccttggggccttccttgtccccccatttcaggtgcactcTCGCTATGGGCACCTTGAAAGAGGttccatcaattcctgttacagtcaggtgggaattgggcaaCATtcggcccggtgccaccaccccgggccgggccagcgtcacgtcagcgcctgtgccCCAGAACCCCATGgcctttctcccatccacctcgagGGGTATGAAACACTCGCTCCGCAGGGGCATTGCCTTCCCCCCTCTGCAAACTGATCTCTGTGCATTTgggccccctgaggagctgggctgtggggctggctcggCCCAAGCTGAGGACCTACAACCAGCTCCACCTGCCCggcctgccagcccctctgacctCTGGGACTCCCCCCAATTGaccccaggagccccccgccTGCTccacctgtctgggagcttggggcactgggctgatctatgccccttttgcccacagcgataacagcccgggTCTTGTTGTgcccctcgggccggctgctccgtccaggccctggctggctctctggggggtgagcggccggcccctctttcctgggctcgccccaTAGGTGATTCCCTCTGTCGTACAGCCAGGAACTGGTCCCTCCGGGATTCCCtgtccctccgggactccctttCAAAGCTGGATTGTCTCTCTGTGAACTCATCCGCCAGCTTTGCTGCACTGTATGGGTCCCTGGGCGCCTGGTCcttgagccacaccctcaggtcgggtgcgcacatctcgtagaaccGTTCCAGGACCATCAACTGCTCCAGGTCTTGCAGGGTCCGGGCTCCCTCCCCGAACACCCACCCGcagtagtattgcttcaggcagGAGGCCAGGTCTGCATAGGTCTGCCCCGGCCTCTTccgcgcctcctggaacttctccctGTACTCCCTGGGGGTCGGCCCGAAcctttgcagcagggcctgtttgacccgttcatagtccccgGCCTGCAGCCCCttcagctggctgagcaccgctgcggccttgtggcccagcaagggggtgagccGCAGGAGCCGTTCCTCCGGGGGGACCTCGTGCAACTCGCAGACTCGCTCGAAGGAGGCGAGGAACGTGTCCATGGCCCTCACGTCCTCACACGGGCCCATCAAGAGCCACGGAAAGCGcctgccggggccgggcctcctggccccctccccgcTCAGCGCAGCCGGGGCCTCTTCGCGTTTCATCTCCGCCATGGTCGGCTCGTGCTCCCT
Encoded proteins:
- the LOC142004138 gene encoding uncharacterized protein LOC142004138: MSSQQRLTGRRRRKEPHDSQGGQGLNKAISGNRAALQLRPAGVGAGCCQPATVPTRPRPTSGRPPRAGSPATELQQPEIRAGLAELEDQERQPQQGDTQREHEPTMAEMKREEAPAALSGEGARRPGPGRRFPWLLMGPCEDVRAMDTFLASFERVCELHEVPPEERLLRLTPLLGHKAAAVLSQLKGLQAGDYERVKQALLQRFGPTPREYREKFQEARKRPGQTYADLASCLKQYYCGWVFGEGARTLQDLEQLMVLERFYEMCAPDLRVWLKDQAPRDPYSAAKLADEFTERQSSFERESRRDRESRRDQFLAVDGRKAMGFWGTGADVTLARPGVVAPGRMLPNSHLTVTGIDGTSFKVPIARVHLKWGDKEGPKEVGVHSHLPADVLMGGDLEDWPENLLSPVAGDKPQAGGMYPRNIL